From Cyclopterus lumpus isolate fCycLum1 chromosome 2, fCycLum1.pri, whole genome shotgun sequence, a single genomic window includes:
- the plaat1l gene encoding uncharacterized protein plaat1l isoform X1 translates to MGLKLSRPPQLFPGDIVEYPRNKYFSHFAVYYGERDGVPYVAHLTSRDSDSKLPLFGRALRSEVKLDPLELLGRKYKVNNMLDDSFSARDFHGVVKPAIDDLMGREVTFDILFHNSEHQATLLRSRQSMNTSCRPGRSCLRRRSCEHCFVCTSHSDHKRATLFSWHREGYEIKNNAMFVYVLFFKTFQLISHFL, encoded by the exons ATGGGCCTG AAACTGTCCCGGCCCCCCCAGCTGTTCCCAGGAGACATCGTGGAGTACCCCAGGAACAAGTACTTCTCTCATTTCGCCGTGTACTACGGAGAGAGGGACGGCGTTCCCTACGTCGCTCACCTGACAAGTCGAG ATTCCGACTCCAAGCTGCCACTCTTTGGCCGAGctctgaggtcagaggtcaaactgGATCCGCTGGAGCTGCTGGGGAGGAAATACAAG GTCAACAACATGCTAGACGACTCGTTCTCGGCCAGAGACTTCCACGGCGTGGTGAAGCCCGCCATCGACGACCTGATGGGGCGTGAGGTCACGTTCGACATCCTGTTTCACAACAGCGAACACCAGGCGACGCTCCTCCG atcGAGACAATCTATGAACACATCATGCCGGCCtggaagaagctgtttgaggAGAAGAAGCTGTGAACACTGCTTTGTGTGCACTTCTCATTCTGACCACAAGAGGGCCACATTGTTCTCATGGCATCGAGAAGGTTATGAGATTAAGAACAATGCAATGTTTGTTTATGTCCTTTTCTTTAAGACATTTCAGCTAATCtcacattttttataa
- the kynu gene encoding kynureninase translates to MDQFVGSTPRQTLERLSAFLGCSPTSVEVAAWLDEHDTLRNLRKKFLVPKIADLPHSDPSLVDGAEKCIYLAGNSLGLQPRRARKYLEVELDKWAKMGVHGHTEGSRPWAWAENNIEGIMADLVGAKEEEVALMNGLTVNLHLLLLSFYKPTDARHRILLEDKAFPSDHYAVESQIRLRGFDPERSMLLLPPRPGEETLRTKDILKVIEKEGDSIAVVMFSAVQYYTGQLFDMAAITEAGHRKGCFVGFDCAHAVGNVELKLHKWGVDFACWCSYKYVNSGAGGLAGAFIHEKHSVEPALLGWWGHDLQTRFQMNNRMQLQPGVNGFRLSNQPILLVCPLQASLEVFMMTSMQSLRSKSLLLTGYLEYLIQHHYTEDPDRPHRPHIRIITPSDPQQRGCQLSLCFSIPVAKIFQELERRGVACDMREPSVLRIAPVPLYNRFRDVHRFIETLGAALGAALGAALGEANELGAANELGAANELGEAPECNTVNPPTAADCGGFYFTT, encoded by the exons ATGGACCAGTTCGTCGGCTCCACTCCGAGACAAACCTTGGAGCGGTTGTCCGCCTTCCTGGGCTGCAGCCCGACCTCTGTAGAAGTGGCCGCCTGGCTGGACGAACATGACACCCTGAGGAATCTCAGGAAGAAATTCCTGGTGCCCAAAATAGCAGATTTGCCTCATT CCGATCCCTCGCTGGTCGACGGTGCCGAGAAGTGCATCTACCTGGCAGGAAACTCCTTGGGGCTCCAGCCCAGAAGGGCCAGGAAGTACCTGGAGGTGGAGCTGGACAAGTGGGCCAAGAT GGGGGTCCACGGTCACACGGAAGGCTCTCGGCCCTGGGCCTGGGCGGAGAACAACATAGAGGGCATCATGGCTGACCTTGTTG GAgctaaagaggaggaggtggcgctGATGAACGGCCTGACGGTCAATCTCCACCTTCTGCTG CTTTCCTTCTACAAACCCACGGACGCTCGGCACAGGATCCTCCTGGAGGACAAGGCCTTCCCCTCGGACCAT TACGCCGTAGAGTCCCAGATCCGGCTCCGAGGATTCGACCCAGAGAGgagcatgctgctgctgccccccaGACCG GGAGAAGAGACCCTGAGAACCAAGGACATCCTGAAGGTCATCGAGAAGGAGGGCGACTCTATCGCCGTGGTGATGTTCAGCGCGGTCCAGTATTACACCGGCCAGCTGTTCGACATGGCCGCCATCACCGAGGCCGGCCACAGGAAG gGCTGCTTCGTGGGCTTCGACTGCGCCCACGCGGTGGGAAACGTGGAGCTGAAGCTGCACAAGTGGGGGGTCGACTTCGCCTGCTGGTGCTCCTACAAG TACGTGAACTCGGGTGCTGGAGGACTCGCCGGCGCGTTCATCCACGAGAAACACTCTGTGGAACCCGC GCTGTTGGGGTGGTGGGGTCATGACCTTCAAACTCGGTTCCAGATGAATAACA GGATGCAGCTGCAGCCGGGGGTCAACGGCTTCAGACTGTCCAACCAGCCCATCCTGCTGGTCTGCCCCCTGCAGGCCAGTTTGGAG GTGTTTATGATGACCAGCATGCAGTCGCTGCGCAGCAAGTCCCTCCTGCTGACGGGCTACCTGGAGTATCTGATCCAGCATCACTACACAGAGGACCCGGACCGGCCCCACAGACCTCACATCCGCATCATCACGCCCTCCGACCCCCAGCAGAGGGGCTGCCAGCTGTCGCTCTGCTTCTCCATCCCCGTGGCCAAGATCTtccaggagctggagaggaggggcGTCGCT TGTGACATGAGGGAGCCCAGCGTGCTGAGAATCGCTCCGGTGCCGCTCTACAACCGCTTCAGAGACGTCCACCGCTTCATAGAAACACTGGGAGCAGCACTGGGAGCAGCACTGGGAGCAGCGCTGGGAGAGGCCAATGAACTGGGAGCGGCCAATGAACTGGGAGCGGCCAATGAACTGGGAGAGGCCCCTGAATGCAACACAGTGAACCCACCGACTGCTGCAGACTGTGGAGGCTTTTATTTTACGACTTAA
- the LOC117741002 gene encoding zinc finger protein 513-like, whose translation MPRRKQSNPQPVKSELEDEAVLCDPACLVLESDFLLSGELEFEEADIMGLERETGMTVFSLDDDDPSAPTDSTFPAFLSCKGCGRLLGDTALGAGLDLGVGLDLGAELYCLTCEEGLQHEDSPQAEEGSMEADGPGEEEKTDDAPPKVFSCSLCAFTSRYSNHLKRHMRTHDGHKPYRCPACPYASAQLVNLQRHARTHTGEKPYRCHQCSYACSSLGNLRRHQRMHTQERPQRREKEKRRGRRKKGNAASEEVVSDLTLRVSQDSGFFQTLGGLGSPSAPLPVLLFPLCCRMCGLEEDDLEGDKEEGDGDAGQVCRRCSLDLLSKDGSGSPCSPPRGSRRGQRGTKLYRCPRCPFLSRYPNHLARHAHTHSEEKPHRCPHCPYTSSHLDNLKRHLRVHTGEKPFQCPACSYACGNLANLRRHERIHSGAKPFHCGVCGYSCNQSMNLKRHMLRHTGEKPYACAECDYTTGHWDNYKRHQRKHGHDTDSWDKHAPINGLSWSRDTQGGQSQDHD comes from the exons ATGCCGCGGAGGAAACAATCCAACCCCCAGCCGGTGAAAT CGGAGTTGGAGGACGAGGCGGTGCTGTGCGACCCGGCCTGTTTGGTTCTGGAGAGCGACTTCCTGCTGAGCGGCGAGCTGGAGTTTGAAGAAGCTGACATCATGGGGCTGGAAAGAGAGACGG GTATGACGGTGTTCTCCCTTGACGACGACGACCCCTCAGCACCAACAGACTCCACCTTCCCGGCGTTCCTCTCCTGTAAAGGATGTGGCCGACTCCTGGGAGACACGGCTCTGGGAGCCGGTCTCGATCTGG GTGTGGGCCTGGACCTGGGGGCGGAGCTCTACTGTCTCACCTGTGAGGAAGGCCTCCAGCATGAAGACTCGCCTCAGGCGGAGGAGGGTTCAATGGAGGCCGACGGGCCgggcgaggaggagaagacggaCGACGCCCCTCCCAAAGTGTTCTCCTGCTCGCTGTGCGCCTTCACCTCGCGCTACTCCAACCACCTGAAGCGCCACATGAGGACCCACGACGGCCACAAGCCGTACCGCTGCCCCGCCTGCCCCTACGCCTCGGCACAGCTCGTCAACCTGCAGcgccacgcacgcacgcacaccggGGAGAAGCCGTACCGCTGCCACCAGTGCAGCTACGCCTGCAGCTCCCTCGGCAACCTGCGGAGGCACCAGCGCATGCACACGCAGGAGAGGCcgcagaggagggagaaggagaagcggcgagggaggaggaaaaaaggaaacgCTGCAAGCGAAGAAG TCGTATCAGACCTGACCCTGAGGGTGTCCCAGGACTCTGGGTTCTTCCAGACGTTGGGGGGCCTCGGCTCCCCCTCCGCCCCGCTCCCAgtgctcctcttccccctctgctGCCGGATGTGCGGCCTGGAGGAGGACGACCTGGAGGGggacaaggaggagggggacggAGACGCGGGACAG GTGTGTCGTCGCTGCTCTCTGGACCTGCTGTCCAAAGACGGGTCCGGGTCTCCGTGCAGCCCGCCTCGGGGGTCCCGACGGGGCCAGCGCGGCACCAAGCTGTACCGCTGCCCCCGCTGCCCCTTCCTGTCCCGCTACCCCAACCACCTGGCCCGCCACGCCCACACCCACTCCGAGGAGAAGCCCCACCGCTGCCCGCACTGCCCCTACACCTCCTCGCACCTCGACAACCTCAAGCGCCACCTGCGCGTGCACACGGGCGAGAAGCCCTTCCAGTGCCCGGCGTGCAGCTACGCCTGCGGGAACCTCGCCAACCTGCGGCGGCACGAGCGCATCCACTCGGGCGCCAAGCCCTTCCACTGCGGCGTGTGCGGCTACTCCTGCAACCAGAGCATGAACCTGAAGAGGCACATGCTGCGGCACACGGGCGAGAAGCCGTACGCCTGCGCCGAGTGCGACTACACCACCGGCCACTGGGACAACTACAAGCGGCACCAGAGGAAGCACGGCCACGACACGGACAGCTGGGACAAGCACGCGCCCATCAACGGCCTCAGCTGGAGCAGAGACACCCAGGGGGGCCAGAGCCAGGACCacgattag
- the ephx2 gene encoding bifunctional epoxide hydrolase 2, which yields MSEKKAVLFNLWGVAVPSGPHAALHRLEDLHGLPGGFLSGVASLKDGAVSRAERGQLTLSQMIPAFEAECVNEARVKGVTLPSDWSARRLLEELRETAMDVQPAVLKTAASLRKNGLLTAVLANHWLVDDAAEGGPARLLSQLGASFDLVLLSCRSGHRVPEPAMFSCALQQLGVTSRQAVWLDAEQEGVKAAEGAGMTAILVEHLDDALNQLAIFTGVQAVGAESPPPSCSPEDVSHGYVTIRPGVRTHYVEMGSGPPVLLCHGFPESWYSWRYQIPALAAAGFRVLALDMKGYGESTAPPDIEEYSLEQLCKDLITFLDKMAMPQVTLVGHDWGGVLVWTMAQYFPERVRAAASLNTPLFPVDPSVSPEQKLKNVPIFDYQLYFQRAGVAEAELEKDLERTFKIFFSSSAEAGKRPAISTAGVCARGGLFVGLPEQIPLSCVLTKADLQYYVSQYEERGFRRPLNWYRTRELNWKWMCSRPTGKLLMPALMVTAGKDQVLLPAFSKGMEDLIPNLSRGHIEECGHWTQMERPEETNRLLISWLKENLKRAGGVTMAPRL from the exons ATGTCTGAGAAGAAGGCCGTGTTGTTCAACCTCTGGGGCGTCGCGGTCCCGTCCGGGCCTCACGCGGCCCTGCACCGGCTGGAGGACCTGCACGGGCTGCCGGG CGGTTTCCTGTCCGGAGTGGCGTCCCTGAAGGACGGCGCCGTGAGCCGGGCGGAGCGAGGCCAGCTGACGCTGTCTCAG ATGATCCCGGCCTTCGAGGCGGAGTGCGTGAACGAGGCCCGGGTCAAGGGCGTGACTCTGCCGTCTGATTGGTCGGCGAGACGCCTGCTGGAGGAGCTCAGAGAGACTGCGATGGATGTCCAACCCGCCGTGCTGAAGACGGCCGCCAGTCTGCGTAAAAATG GGTTACTGACAGCTGTTCTGGCCAATCACTGGCTCGTCGACGACGCCGCAGAAGGCGGGCCGGCCCGCCTTCTCTCTCAGCTGGGCGCCAGCTTTGACCTGGTCCTCCTGTCCTGCCGCTCAGGTCACAGGGTCCCAGAGCCCGCCATGTTCAGCTGTGCTCTGCAGCAGCTTGGAGTGACATCACGACAG GCCGTGTGGCTGGACGCAGAGCAGGAAGGGGTGAAGGCCGCAGAGGGAGCCGGCATGACGGCCATCTTGGTGGAACACCTGGACGACGCCTTGAACCAGCTGGCCATCTTCACTGGGGTTCAG gcTGTCGGAGCAGagagtcctcctccatcctgCAGCCCTGAAGATGTGTCACATGGATATGTCACCATCAGG cctggTGTGAGGACTCACTATGTGGAGATGGGCTCAGGTCCACCAGTACTTCTGTGCCATGGCTTCCCTGAGAGCTGGTACTCCTGGAGGTACCAG ATCCCGGCCCTGGCTGCAGCAGGGTTCAGGGTGTTGGCTCTGGACATGAAGGGATACGGAGAGTCCACTGCGCCTCCAG ACATCGAAGAATATTCTCTGGAGCAGCTTTGCAAG GATTTAATCACATTTTTGGATAAAATG GCGATGCCTCAGGTCACCCTGGTGGGTCACGACTGGGGCGGCGTGCTGGTGTGGACCATGGCTCAGTATTTCCCTGAGAGAGTccg GGCTGCAGCGTCTCTGAACACTCCTCTGTTCCCCGTGGACCCGTCCGTCAGTCCTGAACAGAAACTCAAGAACGTTCCCATCTTTGATTACCAGCTGTACTTCCAAAGAGCC GGCGTAGCAGAGGCCGAGCTGGAGAAAGACCTGGAGAGAACTTTCAAGATTTTCTTCTCCAGTAGTGCTGAAGCG GGGAAGCGTCCTGCGATCAGCACCGCAGGAGTCTGTGCTCGAG gAGGCCTGTTTGTGGGTCTGCCGGAGCAGATTCCTCTCAGCTGCGTGCTGACGAAGGCCGACCTGCAGTACTACGTCAGCCAGTATGAAGAGCGCGGCTTCAG GAGGCCGTTGAACTGGTATCGTACCCGGGAGCTGAACTGGAAGTGGATGTGCTCTCGTCCAACTGGAAAG ctgcTCATGCCGGCTCTGATGGTGACGGCAGGTAAAGACCAGGTGCTGCTGCCGGCCTTCTCCAAGGGAATGGAGGACCTG ATCCCGAACCTGAGCAGAGGACACATTGAGGAGTGTGGACACTGGACTCAGATGGAGAGGCCGGAGGAGACCAACCGCCTCCTGATCTCATGGCTGAAGGAAAACCTGAAGAGGGCTGGAGGCGTTACCATGGCACCCAGGctgtga
- the plaat1l gene encoding phospholipase A and acyltransferase 5 isoform X2, protein MGLKLSRPPQLFPGDIVEYPRNKYFSHFAVYYGERDGVPYVAHLTSRDSDSKLPLFGRALRSEVKLDPLELLGRKYKVNNMLDDSFSARDFHGVVKPAIDDLMGREVTFDILFHNSEHQATLLRYGVKKSEQIETIYEHIMPAWKKLFEEKKL, encoded by the exons ATGGGCCTG AAACTGTCCCGGCCCCCCCAGCTGTTCCCAGGAGACATCGTGGAGTACCCCAGGAACAAGTACTTCTCTCATTTCGCCGTGTACTACGGAGAGAGGGACGGCGTTCCCTACGTCGCTCACCTGACAAGTCGAG ATTCCGACTCCAAGCTGCCACTCTTTGGCCGAGctctgaggtcagaggtcaaactgGATCCGCTGGAGCTGCTGGGGAGGAAATACAAG GTCAACAACATGCTAGACGACTCGTTCTCGGCCAGAGACTTCCACGGCGTGGTGAAGCCCGCCATCGACGACCTGATGGGGCGTGAGGTCACGTTCGACATCCTGTTTCACAACAGCGAACACCAGGCGACGCTCCTCCGGTACGGAGTCAAGAAGTCTGAGCAG atcGAGACAATCTATGAACACATCATGCCGGCCtggaagaagctgtttgaggAGAAGAAGCTGTGA